ATGATCTTGGAGTGATAAGTAAAACCTACAAATTATTTGCTGGAATGCATTCAGCACAAGAAGATCAGCTTCTACAACCAAAGAACATAGAAGAATACAAGATGTTCTGAATCCAACAAGCGAAATTCCAAGCATTTAACTGCAAATAATCAAAAGAATCTTACATTTATAGATTAGTTTTCTTCTGAGAGAGATTGATTTTGTCACCGAGACTGAGAGCCATTCCCTGCAAAAGAGATGAGAGATTAATGGGTACATGTCTAAATTAATTATTAACATGCAAAAGAAACAATTTTCTCTCTATTTATATATCCAACCAGAAATAGCTGTCATTCACAGTTCAAAGCAGTGTTTCTAAGGTTAGGTCTGTTTTCTAATAGAATGCTATATCGCAGGCAACCCTTGATACAGAGGGAAACCTAAATCAGCATTGGCTACTTTAATCTTTCATCAAATTAAACACTGCCAGGACAGCAGCAGCGAGTGTCATAATTAAAGGAGGAATGTGTTACATGGAGAAGCTAtactggaggagaggggaaaaggGGTCTCAAAGGTTTAGTGGAGAAATACCCAGTAATAATTCAATTCCTATATTTTGATTGAGAGCAAATACCCACATTTCCATTCCCTTTCAGTAAGGACCATATTattcagcagattccctcctATATGTCAGGCATTATAACATCATGAAGAGTGAGATGGGCAGAGCTTTGTGATATTGATACAGTATTCTATTCTGCTCCTGAAGTGAGAAGGGAAGACAGCCCTTGGCTCTGGAAAAGAGGTTTCCTATCCCATTCTGGCTCGTATTTTGCATACTACAAAAAATTATTGTGGTGGTCATTTTCATCAAGCAGTGTGGGCAGATAGCTTTCCATCACTGCTTTTAATACCACTGTATGCAttaaggcagagatggggaaaccgTGCTCCCCAGGAAGACGTGGTCCTTGGAAAAGGAAGAGAGCTtggtggaagagcatctgctttgaatgcagaaaacCTCAGTACTGAAGCATCTCCAAGCGGGGCTCAGAGAGACTCCTGCCTCAATCCCTGGGGAGCCAGTGCCAATACTGAGCCTAAGTAGAAGGCAGATTTCTATGTTGGACTACTGCTCCCATCAGCTctgcccattggccattctgCCTGGAACAGACAATGAAGTGGTGTCCAGGACCATCTGGAGGGCTaggggttctccatccctgcaacATGCATGTGAATCCTCCCGCAAACtgcttttatctcccccccccccctggattcCTTCCTCAATTCACAACTCCCCAGCAGAAacctctttttttcccttttctttttttgaggggaggtgGCAATGGCATGGGGAACTGCAGCGAGGAAACTTTATTGCATAATTGTCCTTCTGCTTGCCTAAGTTTTGGATGCAATCTTGAGCGTTTCATCTCATTCTGAGATTTCTTAGCGATAAGATGCTCAGACTCAAACTAACCCCCCACAGAACTAAATAGTATGTGCTGGAGGCAAGAAAGTGCCACTTCTGTCTCTGACACTGCTTCTTCCATACATAGTTGAGACATATAGGAACTTTTTTCTTTGGAAAATGCAGTTTCTATcgaaaacagcttctggtgcaatgcaAGGAGCCATTGTTAGAAGTGGACTTTGTTGACATTCTAGTATGTCCATGAAGGGACTGGATACATACTAGAATGTCAGCCAAGTCTGGTGCTCCTTGCATTGCACTTCTGAGATCCGCCTCAGTTTCATGAGCACATTTTCCAGTAGACTGCGATGGTATTACAGGTCGAAGAATTTATCACACACCTGGAAAAGCATCATTTACAACCAACTATTTCAGACACCTTCCTGCTAATTATAGAGATTTATGTCTcaaatgtttacttggaaattcATCTGTAACTCTATTCCAGGACACAGTTGCCCACTCTACCTAGATAGCCTAACACAGAAAGACATTAACCCGATTACCAATTAGATAATATTAATTTGTAAATTTCAAACTTGCAACATCAGTTTGGGAGTTGACTATTTGAGGAgacatataaaatataataagggacgcgggtggtgctgtgggtaaaagcctcagtgcctagggcttgccaatcgaaaggtcggcggttcgaatccctgcggcggggtgcgctcccgctgctcggtcccagcgcctaccaacctagcagttcgaaagcacccccgggtgcaagtagataaatagggaccgcttactggcgggaaggtaaacggcgtttccgtgtgctgtgctggctcgccagatgcagctttgtcacgctggccatgtgacccggaagtgtctccggacagcgctggcccccggcctcttgagtgagatgggcgcacaaccccagagtctgtcaagactggcccgtacgggcaggggtacctctacctttacctttataaaataTAATTACCTGACTTTTTGCACGAATTCTTATGTGTCCAGTGACTGGAGCATCAGGCCCAAGATGAATGGGCTTTTCAATGCTGACATTTGCAAGAGCATCTTCTCCGAATATGGACCGTGCATACAGATTGGCTGCCATGAAGCCACAGTAACCAGAAAGTGCCTAGAAAGACAATATTTTATACACCTTTTACAAgggcattttatttcttttttgaaattaACTCATCACTACACAGCGTCTTAAACTATATATTTactcacaggcacacacacacacacaccctgcgccCCATAAGGGATTCAAGGCAGATGGTGATTATTAtaataattcaataataataaatgcatggACTCAATGCAGAGCTAAATTGCACTTAAAAAACCCCTTCAGTTTCTAAACCCAAAAGACAAAGAGAATCATATAATCGCTTGGATCCTAAGTTGCTCTTCCATTTGTGCCAAATGTCCTTTCATTTGTAGCTCTTAGCAACATAACCCAAATGTCTCCCAAACCGCGGAAGAAAATtctccagggggtgggggtggaggattaTAGAGGGCTGCTGATGgaaagggaaagtggggaaaGCCCCACTCCATGAATGTAACCCGATTCACTCACAGAAGGGAAGTTAGGATCCAAGCCTATGTATCTGGGTAACAGAACAGATTTAAATTCAATGAAAGTGGGTTTATTTGTGATTTGAGATCAGAGTTATAATTTATTAGCAAAAGGTATTACCTTTTCTGGAGTAAGGCACTTCATATTAGTTGACTTTAATATATGTTGCAAATATTCATTCAGATCTATTATATTTGTATTCACAGTGaccttgaaaaataaataaatacaaggacAATCATTGTACCAAGAACCTACAGAAGCTAAATTCACTCAAGGCTGATAAGATCTATGTGGAAGGCTGTTAATCTAACATGGAAACAGGGGCTGTTCTACCTCGTAACAAGTTCAGAAGGATGAGATAATACACCCTATGCTATTTAATGTGACCAAACGAAACAAAACAGCACACATTTGCTGTATATCTGAAAGGGTCCTACACAACTCAAAAGCCTGTATTTGAAACAAATTTCAGCCCAATAAAAAGTGTATTGCCATGGGAGGTGCACCTAAGCCAGAGTGGTAGTTTTTCTGAAAGCAGTACAGTAGCTCAGATGCAAAGACCGGCATGCGGTGTTCTGCATGTATACTTGGGCTCTTACGCTCCTGCAAATAGCTGCATATGTTCCCTAGAAAGCTGCTTCCAagggacaaaaacaaacaaagcatatCTCCCACACCCACACCTGTATGGTTTCTTAATAATACTCTATTTTCAAATGTGGATAAATAAAGGGTAGCGAGAGCTCACTTTGTTTTCCCATTCAAATTCTGCCCACATCTGACGGAACTCAGCATCAGTACAAGTAGCAGGCTGGATGTAATCCATGATGTCAATATGGATGTCACTGAGGACAACACAGTTTCTGTCACTAGCTgctccagaaacatcatacactaaaagagagagagattaggagAATGGAGACCATTACATAACTTGCAACAGATTTAAAGGTTGAATGAAACTCATACTCCTTCCAATTCAGAATGCAGACATCTCTTTCAAAATAGCATTTTCCTAAAGctatgtttgtaaaataaatacagtcacaTTCTTATAAAATAGAATCAAAGCAACACACTTTTAAGACTTCTTAGTTGCTGTATACTATCAAGACTTGTACTCAGTATTGCTCAGTAATTCTAAGCAAACAATCAGTGCGGCTTTGAAAGGTaaggtccaccatcttgattcaaaatggggtTCAGCTGTATCCAAACATAAGACAAAAATATGTTCCTTGATCTCAGAAAACACCACGCAAAATTTGGTCACAGTATCTTAAAAGGTGTCCAAATGAATAgagaagagacagacagacagacaaacaatattccaaaatatatagcagataATATAGAATACTTACCGATATTACCAAAAATTATTCCATTCTCGGTGGAAGCGACTTTCACATTAGCCTTAATATTGGCAAAATCATGTGGAGCAAGTGTCAGAGGAGATGGTTTTTCCACAAGCTTCAGATCACCTGTTTAAAGAGGATACATAGAAGTTATCCAGGGGGAAAACTATTACCAGTAAAGCATTTTACATAATTGTTATATCTGTAATTGTTTACCTAATGTAGCTAATTCTAGTGTGCAATTCTGCAAAGTATCACTGGTCTGGTTTACCACGAGCACATCCAATACAATATCATATTGGTTGACGTGAACATACGCCTCTGCATAGACTGGATCCGAGAATCCTGTCAACTGAGTCACCTGCCAAACATAAATAGagagttaggctgcaatcctatcctcACTTAAATGGGAGGAAGCCCTGTTGAAATTCAATGTGACTCACTTCTGATCAGAGAGGTATAGGATTGTGCGGTTAGCGTCTTAACAAAAAGCTGGCATACATTATTGAAAATGAAGCATCACTACTGAAAACTGCATTATTCCCTTACACTATTCTCTTCCATTTAGGTCCATAAGGAGATTTAAGATCTTCCACATCCCAAACCATTTCCGATTATTAATACCAGAACACAGCTACCCTCTCtggcatccatatctttctgtaAACTGTACACTTGGGAGATATGTTAAATAAGACACTCTAATGAACTAATGTCATTTCTGTGTTTTGCCCAGTAAAAACAACTTATCTTGTCTGTTTCATTCTCTTCAACCACAGCAAGGCCCCCTAGTTGCACAGATTTGTCTCAAGGCTTTCCTCTGCTTGTTTAAAATGGCAGCAAGAATCCCTACAGGACTAACTGCTGTAAGAATGCAACTTACAAGACTTTTGAATACGTTTTCTAATATCACATGCCAATGTAAGGGTAACTGAAGCATTAACTGCCTAATTGGTTTGCTGCAGGGGAAAGTGACAAGAGTATGGCAGCACTGTGTCAATTGTAATTATGGGACTAATTCAGTGCTGCAGTTTGTTGTTTGTTCCACCAGGGCATGCATTTCAGCTGTGCCCTATTCTGAAGGTTCACCTGACAACCCCCCAAGGGTATACTGGGGGAAAGCACTGTTGGCTCAAGTGGAAGCCTTTGTGCGGGCTTCCGATTATGGGAGTCAAAAGCTGAATCATGCCcattttttaataattaaaaaacaacaacatggaaagTGAAAGGATTTCTTTTGCTTCAGTCCTAAGGACCGCCTGGGAAAACGGATATTTGACATCACCTTGTTGAGCTTGGATGCCAGTGGATCTGCAGCTTCTTTCCTTTGTGTGTTCCCCATAGCTGCTAGAAGACTCAGCTGAAACTGATCTTCCTTTGAGTTCATTTCATTTTTAGCAGTGAGTTGCATAAAGGAAATGGGATCATCTGGCTGAACTGTCACACTTCTCTTCTCAGACTCTTTCTGTGGTAAAGAGGAATAGGGATGAGTTGAGATATAACATACACACAAGGAACAACTCTCTGTTACCTGGGCTTTTTGTCAAGAGTCAGAGGCCTACAAAACGTTGCAGTTACACGGGCAATTTTGAGCTCTCACCTTCTGCGAGAGCTTCTCCTCTTCCAGCTTAGCAGACAACATGTGCGAAAGGGACTGCCTGCACTCCTTGTTGAAGATGTCATTCATTAGTGGGGAACATTCTGAGAGGACCTTCAGGCAGAGAGAAATCCGATCCACGTCATCATCCGTTATTGGTTTCTTGGGAAGAGATGACTTTCCCAAATGGAGGATAGTAGCCATGAGCAACATCGCCTCAGCTACAAAAGACTGAAGGAGGGGAAAAGAGGAGAATATTAGGATGTGCATTTCCTTTTGAATTCCAGAAACTCAATACTCCCTCttaaaaataacatgcaaaaccCAATCAAAAATGGGGGAAACAGATTATATCTGAAGCTGAGAGCAGCAATTTGTTAGCTTGAAACTAAGTAGTACACCTTCACACAAAGCAAGCTGTAAAAGCAGTGAAGGTGCCTTGAGTGTAAAGAGACTGCCCAAAAGGTGTGATCTTCAAGTATCTAAGAGAGATGGCTGTCCTCTCACCAAGTTTCAGAGGCAGGAATCCcttaagcacaattcaaagaaaTATAACGtacattttgcttctttttttcttgAACCAGCATCACATAACGTAACGCAATCTTGGTCAGCGTTGTGGCGAGGGAGGCTGCGACAAAGAAATCCCCATCCAGCAAAAACCCTCTCAGTGGAGGcctaccaaaaaaaaagaaaagggcaatCTGGAAATTTAGGGAAACAGCACCCAACATATTGCTTAGCCATGTGGCTTATATGACAGACTTCAGTTATTGTGGCGCCctcaagatgttggactacaactcccagcagcccctgccAGCAAGGTCACTGATCAGGGGTGATGTGacttttagtccaaaacatctggcgggcaccaCACTGGTTGCACCTGATGTAACAGACTATCTATCATCGCACCCATAATAAACCTTCAAAATACACAAGTacacagaaaaggggggggaatggggggagTGAGCCACGCAGGTTGGCTGATACATACTCATCTATTAAGTTACTaattaattttatgaaatgatGCATTTTCAATTTTTTCCTTCCGTACAGAAGAGCAGAACGGCCAATAATGTTCCATGTTGGATAAAAATTCCGCCCCACATTACGGGCTGGGACTGTAAGTACTTGGTGggctgtatttttttttgggggggggagggtggttATTTTTTTGTAAGCAGCTTTACCCAAGCTGCAAACAACTCTTTGCTTTGTGTCTATGCCCTGGGCCACAGCAACAAGATTCTCCTCTCTAATGACTCAGCAGGACTCGCTGCCAACGTGCAGATATCCTGTCTGAACTCAGTGTCTCCTGCCAATGATGTGCTTTCCAACTCCTGGCTGCTtgctaagagagagaaaaaatctccaaggaattTTGTATTgagttttgtttcttaaaaacttGAAACAATATACTCTGACCAAATGGCAGTAAAGGCACACTGCCCTCTTCTGTCCAATATTCACAGACAATAACTGCTGCAGTCTGTTCTAGTGTCATTACTGGAATGTTGAGACAATTAGAGAgattacaggaacagaaagaaTTGCATCAAGCATTATATATCATTTGGATTCTTTGTGTTCTTGCCCTTTAAGGCGGCTTTAGACTGGCAACTGCGTTTTAATGACaggttattgttatttttatacgTATTTTCATATTTGGCAAGCCATTACGAGCAACTCCTTTCTGGAAGGGAGAAACAAGGTATACATTTttgcataaataaaatgtatCACATTGGCAGACTTGTGTAAacattgattgatttatttttaaagatagctttatatatataaatatttaaatcccACTAGTGCTCTTGGTGCTGTTGCACCATCAAAGCACAAAAGTAGTGGGGATTTCCTTCAGTTCTCTCTCCCCGCAAAGTTCCTTGGACCCCATCTCCCATCTAAAAAAAATGGAAGTGGCAGCTGTGGAGTTAATGGGGAAATCAGGGGAAATCAGCTCCACACATCTTACGTGAGTGGACACCTCCTGCCAGATCTAAAGCCCTTGCACTCACACAAAAGCAGCAGTTGTAAATCATCCACTACTAACAAAGGCAAAAGCCAAATCacctgtcttcttcttttttcgcaGGTCTGGAACTGCTAAGAGCACTCTGTGTAGCATACGTTCCCATTTCAGTGACCAGTTTTTGGGCTGGACCCACAGTAACTTCCTCCTCAGGCTTCATCTCACCAGCTTCTTTCTTGATTTCAGATTCTACTATTGGGATCTGAAAGATTAACAATGTGACTGATAAAAAAATTAACAGCATAAACTTCAGCCTGGAAGATGGGGCTATATTCTCTCAGATGCCCCAAAGAAAATAAACTTAACCAATCTCCTCCTGTACGCACCTCCATATATTAATTTCTCTCTTTCCATTAAAGTACTCTCTGTTCCATTAACTATTAATGAAATGATGAATTATTTCAATACGATTAATCTTTGATTAATTTGTTCAGCAAAAACTACAAGTTGGTATTAGCATGGTATTGTTTTTCATTTGTACAGTACATCCTCAAGAAACCACCAAATGTAACCAATTTTTAAATCCCGTGGTTTTCAAAGGcttatttcccccctgaaatgtataaaaacagaaaaatgtgtTTTGATTAACAATACAGACACCTACCTCTCCCAGTGATCTACGGACTTCTGTCATTACGCTCTGTATATCTTCCTTTGTGCTACAGTATTCTCCAAGGATCCAGAGGGCTCCGCGATAAATTCtataaagcacaaataaataaataaatcagccttGCAATTTTATACAGATAATCAATTCAAACTGCACCCTCATACATTTCATGGGCACATCAGTCATTCCGGTTCAAAAGGATTAAGTAGCCTACAAAAATTATTAGTATTTGCTTAGCAGAGGCTCAGTTGTCTATTGATCTGCTTACCAGATATATGAACTGCCAAAGGTaaaggagacgagtggaagagcatcctcctccctccttcgctCTTTCAGTTACCACTCTAGATTTATTTCCCAGtggcagaaaaatattgcagGAACAGTAAAACTCTTGGGATATAAGCCACTGCTAACAAAGGCAAAAGTCTAATCACCTGTCTTTCGGGGCACTATTGTGAATGCAAGGGCTTTTATCTGGCAGAAGGCATCCACTCATGGAGGAGGTAGGAAGGTGAGAGGAAGTGGGAAAACACAAGACATGTGAATGGGCTGTCAGAAAGGCCAGGAAGATGAAATGTTGGCACAAAACTATATATATTTACTCACAATTAAGTTACACTGGTCTACTGAACACAATGAACGTGTGAGCAGGACTGCAGCATGAGTAGCCTTTTAATATTACTTCCCCTGCATGCTGAGAAAACACGTACTAAAACAATTAACTTAATGAGGTTTCTCTCCCAGCAAcccaagctgcttttgaaatttgAGAGGCAGGATTACCaagtatagtcgtaccttggaagttgaacggaatccgttccggaagtccgttcgacttccaaaactttcaaaaaccaaatcgtggattctgattggctgcaggatgctcctgtagccaatcagaagctgcagaagccctgtcggatgttcgggttccaaaagaacgttcacaaactggaacaatcacttccaggtttgtagcgttcgggagccaaaatgtccaagttctacggtgtttgggatccaaggtacgaccgcATCAGTAAGGTAAATTTTGGACAGATTTCCATCCGCACAGGCATTGCAGCTTCCCACATAGAATGGTACTCCCTGTCCATGGGGGCTCTTCTGGGGACTCTCCTGCCCCCCACTCCAAGCCACTGTTGGGAGGTATGGTGGAAGTAGGAGGAGAAAATCCCTGTTGTGCTAGCAGACTTCCTCACACAAGGCTTCTACTGATGCGGCTTGTTATGTGTCAATCCCACCCAATAATTCATTTAGAAACAAATCACATGCTGCTGCAGATGTATGTAATGGAAACAGATTAATTTAATTGCCCAATCACTTCAGTTTTTTAAAGGCAACACAACTAAGTCTCGTGAGAGTAAGAACACTGCCTTTTTGGCAGTGTAGCAAACATACGATTTCTTTTCACATCTGTTCAGAGGCACACCAAAATTTGAAGGCAATAAAATGAATTAAGAATTTTAGCCAAAGTCATATGCACCCACATCGGTTTCCTTAACTCACTTCTATTTTAACaacttagagcaggggtcggcaaggtttacctcgcctgcgctggttcactccagcggagatccctccatgggctggatcccGAGCGCGCATCCCCACGATTTCCAGCATCAgcgtctgcgcagacgtgatttctggcgccacagaagcgagtccccgtgccgtgttggtttagcgcagtgcatggggactcgccaagcgggcggctcgtgggccagttaaacgacccctcTGGGCTGCTtgtagcccatgggccttaggttgccgacccctgacttAGAAGCACCTAAACCTTTAAATCCAGGTGGTGAGCAGTGTCTACTTGAGGCATATGTTAAACTTACTTGACAGATTTAATACAGTGGAACACTTCCAGCATCTTCTCCACAATAAGTAGTCTGAGATTATCAAAACGCTGGATGGCTTCACGCACAAACTCCAAGACATCAGCAGCTGCAGCTTCATTATAATCACTGAGGAACTCCATCAACTAGGATAAGAATGAACAAGTCACACAACTTGAAAGACATCAGCACCCCATTAGCCAAATCAAGAACTAGAAGTTAACAGGATTTGGATTGACTGTACATGTACAAGAGTGCTTTAGGCTCAACTATTTCTGTAAGGCATAGCGCACGGAACAAGGTGGCAGTTAGGTACAATTTAACAGCCGCTTTGCATGCATAGATGCCAATAGCTTCCTATATCATATGGAGTGATATTCAACAAATGAGTCCcttcagcagaagccctgtgtaAAGacgtctgcttgtgcaatgggctcccgcccccccccccaattcatcccCACGCAACTGGCTCAGGGGATGGGGTCAGGGAACCCTTGGAACAACATGGTGGGAGAAAAGGGGGATAATTCCATCTGGCAAGTCATattgcttgcactgacagaactatCAGAACAGCATTATATTGAATTCTTTCTAAAAACTTTAGTAAACTTTGGCCAGAAATCCTAGGGAACTCAGGTCTTtctgtcagggaagagttagaggttttcagtttaggtgatctgaagaggacaacgaccagtcctgacacTTTCTGACTCAATAAAGTTGTTCTGAAGCTTTTATAATTCAAAATAAAGATGATAATTTCTTGTTTAAACATCTACAATGTTGTCTTGTTACTTTCTGGCACTAATACAGTTTGTTCTTCCAACTACAATTCCACAAAAATAAGAACCTCTTCTCACATAACGAAATTATGAGAATTTATAATAAAGTGTGTGCTTTAACTAATAGAAAACAACAAACT
The Podarcis muralis chromosome 1, rPodMur119.hap1.1, whole genome shotgun sequence DNA segment above includes these coding regions:
- the COPB1 gene encoding coatomer subunit beta; this encodes MTAAENVCYTLIIVPMDSEPPSEMSLKNDLEKGDVKSKTEALKKVIIMILNGEKLPGLLMTIIRFVLPLQDHTIKKLLLVFWEIVPKTTPDGRLLQEMILVCDAYRKDLQHPNEFIRGSTLRFLCKLKEAELLEPLMPAIRACLEHRHSYVRRNAVLAIYTIYRNFEHLIPDAPELIHDFLVNEKDASCKRNAFMMLIHADQDRALDYLSTCIDQVQTFGDILQLVIVELIYKVCHANPSERARFIRCIYNLLQSSSPAVKYEAAGTLVTLSSAPTAIKAAAQCYIDLIIKESDNNVKLIVLDRLIELKDHPAHERVLQDLVMDILRVLSTPDLEVRKKTLQLALDLVSSRNVEELVIVLKKEVIKTNNVTEHEDTDKYRQLLVRTLHSCSVRFPDMAANVIPVLMEFLSDYNEAAAADVLEFVREAIQRFDNLRLLIVEKMLEVFHCIKSVKIYRGALWILGEYCSTKEDIQSVMTEVRRSLGEIPIVESEIKKEAGEMKPEEEVTVGPAQKLVTEMGTYATQSALSSSRPAKKEEDRPPLRGFLLDGDFFVAASLATTLTKIALRYVMLVQEKKKQNSFVAEAMLLMATILHLGKSSLPKKPITDDDVDRISLCLKVLSECSPLMNDIFNKECRQSLSHMLSAKLEEEKLSQKKESEKRSVTVQPDDPISFMQLTAKNEMNSKEDQFQLSLLAAMGNTQRKEAADPLASKLNKVTQLTGFSDPVYAEAYVHVNQYDIVLDVLVVNQTSDTLQNCTLELATLGDLKLVEKPSPLTLAPHDFANIKANVKVASTENGIIFGNIVYDVSGAASDRNCVVLSDIHIDIMDYIQPATCTDAEFRQMWAEFEWENKVTVNTNIIDLNEYLQHILKSTNMKCLTPEKALSGYCGFMAANLYARSIFGEDALANVSIEKPIHLGPDAPVTGHIRIRAKSQGMALSLGDKINLSQKKTNL